One Streptomyces sp. RPA4-2 genomic window carries:
- a CDS encoding GNAT family N-acetyltransferase, which translates to MDIRVYRPGELSTADRAAWTALQSKAHLNGSPELANPFLSPEFTLAVGRCRRGVRIAVVREDGEPTAFFPFQRSTTGVGRAVGLGVSDCQGLVHRPGFAWDAQDLLRECGLAVWEFDHLVEGQPPFEAGASGTFPSPVMDVDQGYETYLRQLRAQSPKFTRTTLAKERRLGRDAGEVRYVHDERDPAALRTLMDWKSAQYRRTGRSDRFAHAWINHLVLQLFHTRSESFAGILSVLYADGKPVAAHFGLRTERVLACWFPAYDPAFAKYSPGLIMHLRMAEAAAADGIAYLDLGRGQKEYKDSLKTRELSVSEGWVTRRHPVAVGHRARRAPVRALRNMVLSRPELFEPADRILKRMGKIRSSR; encoded by the coding sequence GTGGACATACGCGTGTACCGCCCCGGCGAGCTGAGCACCGCCGACCGGGCGGCCTGGACGGCTTTGCAGTCGAAGGCCCATCTGAACGGCTCGCCGGAGCTGGCGAATCCGTTCCTGTCCCCCGAGTTCACTCTCGCGGTGGGACGCTGCCGACGAGGCGTGCGGATCGCGGTGGTCCGCGAGGACGGCGAGCCCACGGCGTTCTTCCCGTTCCAGAGATCCACCACCGGTGTGGGACGGGCCGTCGGCCTCGGCGTCTCCGACTGCCAGGGACTGGTGCACCGCCCGGGGTTCGCCTGGGACGCCCAGGACCTGCTGCGGGAGTGCGGGCTCGCCGTATGGGAGTTCGACCATCTGGTGGAGGGCCAGCCGCCGTTCGAGGCGGGCGCCTCCGGCACCTTCCCGTCACCGGTCATGGACGTCGACCAGGGCTATGAAACGTATCTGCGCCAACTGCGCGCCCAGTCGCCGAAGTTCACCCGCACCACACTCGCCAAGGAGCGCAGGCTCGGCCGGGACGCCGGCGAGGTGCGCTACGTCCACGACGAGCGCGACCCCGCGGCCCTGCGCACCCTGATGGACTGGAAGTCCGCGCAGTACCGCAGGACCGGGCGCAGCGACCGCTTCGCGCACGCCTGGATCAACCATCTGGTGCTGCAGCTCTTCCACACCCGCTCCGAGTCGTTCGCGGGCATCCTGTCCGTGCTGTACGCCGACGGGAAACCGGTCGCCGCGCACTTCGGCCTGCGTACCGAGCGGGTCCTCGCCTGCTGGTTCCCGGCCTACGATCCGGCGTTCGCGAAGTATTCGCCGGGGCTGATCATGCATTTGCGGATGGCCGAGGCGGCGGCGGCCGACGGAATTGCCTATCTGGATCTAGGGCGGGGCCAGAAGGAATACAAGGACTCCCTGAAGACGCGGGAACTCTCCGTGTCCGAGGGGTGGGTGACCCGGCGTCATCCGGTCGCGGTCGGACACAGGGCGCGGCGCGCTCCGGTCCGGGCGCTGCGCAACATGGTGCTGTCGCGGCCGGAGCTCTTCGAGCCCGCCGACAGGATTCTCAAGCGGATGGGGAAAATCCGTTCGAGTCGTTAG